The following is a genomic window from Adhaeribacter radiodurans.
TTTTTTCGGCAAAGACTTTGTCCTCAAACTGACCTTGGAGATGAACGCCGAAAATAGTGCCCTTGGCAAATTTAACACACTTAATTACCGACCGAAGGTGAGGATTAAAAAGTAATTTGGACATCATCGCTATTTTCTGGGATATGTTTTGAGGTCCGGCTTGCCAAATGGTGCTATAGATACTGGTGTACCATTTCTCAAAGGGTCTAATGGTTAAAATTACCTTAGCGTCAGGATACTGTTTCATGTGCTCCTTATACCAGGGATAGCCCGGGAAGTCTACGGTTGCCTCATAACCATTGTATAATTCCTCCCATTTTGTCATTCCCGTTTCTTTAAGCGTTAACCAATGATGAAGATTTTCGGGATGTACCAGTAGCTCTTTCATGTGGTAAGTCTTATTATAACCTAATCTCTCCAGAGACTCTTTAAGGGTATTTGTGCCTGTTCGTGGCAATCCGGCTCCAATGATCTTGATTGACATTGCTATAGTTATTTAGTTTAAGGTTGAGAATCATACTTTAAATTTTTATTTTTTTTATAATTAATGAATTTATTCAATTGGTATTAAATAAATTATAATACATAAATTATAACATAATAAATATAACGATTTATTATTACTTACGCTTATTAA
Proteins encoded in this region:
- a CDS encoding sulfotransferase family protein — protein: MSIKIIGAGLPRTGTNTLKESLERLGYNKTYHMKELLVHPENLHHWLTLKETGMTKWEELYNGYEATVDFPGYPWYKEHMKQYPDAKVILTIRPFEKWYTSIYSTIWQAGPQNISQKIAMMSKLLFNPHLRSVIKCVKFAKGTIFGVHLQGQFEDKVFAEKIFDKHIADVKAYVPADKLLVYDVSEGWAPLCKFLGVPEPNESFPHLNKKENFKAMLVELMEGHMV